From a single Alloactinosynnema sp. L-07 genomic region:
- a CDS encoding penicillin-binding transpeptidase domain-containing protein → MLVCLGAAVYVLLPRERVPAAASTKNATQPTLTAAQVGERFLKALSAQDFTTASAVTTDKQAAASTLAGVKNLLKPAKIAATWTAAPAPAPDATEVAVPFQWAWGFGEQEWVYPSTFTLVRGDQWQVRWEPTVVHPKLAPGFALDVKVSTPDAAAVLDKDGKPLMKWIGAAPGPVDPTVAPLLTPAMKKAVSDAPAPSSRIVLVNAGAEVESLFGAEAKAAEPLKSTVGLSAQKAAQAAVDSASGPAMLVAIQPSTGGILAVAQNAAAGESPKALNGLYPPGSTFKIATAAAVLDAGTATIDTVLPCPERKTIGTRSVKNDGFGLPDSPLRTAFARSCNTTFAALAGDLPADALSASAARFGLDANFEVPGISTQTGRVKPAAGTPEQVENSIGQGTVQTSPFGVALMSATVAAGKPVTPRLFATVDTVVQTGYRAPSGATIGALRAMMREVVTSGTGKALAKYGAVAGKTGTAQFGDGSQAHGWFTGYRGDVAFAVLVEGAGSSEPAVAVTGRFLAGLG, encoded by the coding sequence GTGCTCGTGTGCCTGGGTGCCGCTGTCTATGTGCTGCTCCCACGGGAGCGGGTGCCCGCCGCCGCGTCCACCAAGAACGCGACGCAGCCCACGCTGACGGCGGCGCAGGTGGGGGAGCGGTTTCTCAAGGCGCTGTCGGCGCAGGACTTCACCACCGCCTCGGCGGTGACGACCGACAAACAGGCCGCCGCCTCGACTTTGGCGGGCGTCAAGAACCTGCTCAAGCCCGCGAAGATCGCCGCGACGTGGACGGCGGCGCCCGCGCCCGCGCCGGACGCCACGGAGGTGGCGGTCCCGTTCCAGTGGGCTTGGGGTTTCGGTGAGCAGGAATGGGTCTATCCGAGCACGTTCACCCTGGTTCGCGGCGACCAGTGGCAGGTGCGGTGGGAACCCACGGTCGTGCACCCGAAGCTCGCGCCCGGGTTCGCGCTGGACGTCAAGGTCTCGACCCCGGACGCGGCCGCGGTGCTGGACAAGGACGGAAAGCCGCTGATGAAGTGGATCGGCGCGGCCCCCGGGCCGGTCGACCCCACGGTGGCGCCACTGCTCACCCCGGCGATGAAGAAAGCGGTGAGCGACGCGCCCGCGCCGTCGTCCAGGATCGTGCTGGTCAACGCGGGTGCCGAGGTGGAGAGCCTGTTCGGCGCCGAGGCCAAGGCGGCTGAGCCGCTGAAGTCGACGGTGGGACTGTCCGCGCAGAAGGCCGCGCAGGCCGCGGTGGACTCGGCGTCGGGCCCCGCGATGCTCGTCGCCATCCAGCCGTCGACCGGGGGCATCCTGGCGGTCGCGCAGAACGCCGCCGCGGGCGAGAGTCCCAAGGCGCTCAACGGACTCTATCCGCCCGGCTCAACGTTCAAGATCGCCACCGCGGCCGCGGTGCTGGACGCGGGCACGGCGACGATCGACACCGTGCTCCCCTGCCCCGAGCGCAAGACCATCGGCACCCGCAGCGTGAAGAACGATGGCTTCGGGCTGCCGGACAGCCCGCTGCGCACCGCGTTCGCCCGGTCCTGCAACACCACCTTCGCCGCGCTCGCGGGCGACCTGCCCGCCGACGCGCTGTCCGCATCGGCCGCGCGCTTCGGTTTGGACGCGAACTTCGAGGTGCCGGGGATCAGCACCCAGACCGGTCGGGTGAAGCCCGCCGCGGGCACGCCGGAGCAGGTGGAGAACAGCATCGGGCAGGGCACCGTGCAGACCAGCCCGTTCGGCGTCGCGCTGATGAGCGCGACGGTAGCGGCGGGCAAGCCGGTGACGCCGAGACTGTTCGCCACGGTCGACACCGTCGTGCAGACCGGCTACCGCGCGCCGTCCGGGGCCACGATCGGCGCCCTTCGCGCGATGATGCGGGAGGTCGTGACGTCCGGCACCGGCAAGGCGCTGGCCAAGTACGGCGCGGTGGCGGGAAAGACCGGTACGGCCCAGTTCGGTGACGGGTCGCAGGCCCATGGCTGGTTCACGGGGTATCGCGGGGATGTGGCGTTCGCCGTGTTGGTGGAAGGAGCCGGGTCGTCGGAGCCCGCCGTCGCGGTGACCGGTCGGTTCCTGGCGGGTCTGGGCTGA
- a CDS encoding GNAT family N-acetyltransferase — translation MRIERASAQDVDGLADVLLDCVAGGASVGFLDTLTQAEAVAWWSGALAQPDTLTWVARDGGRVVGAVRLLLVANPNGTHRAEVAKLLVHRDARGRGCAGKLLDALEEAARELNRTLLILDTHTGSPAEGLYERRGWKRVGTVEDYATTPDGGLIATTFMSIRL, via the coding sequence GTGCGGATCGAGAGGGCGAGCGCGCAGGACGTCGACGGGCTGGCTGACGTCCTGCTCGACTGCGTGGCGGGCGGGGCCAGCGTCGGGTTCCTCGACACCCTGACCCAGGCCGAGGCGGTGGCGTGGTGGTCGGGCGCGTTGGCCCAGCCCGACACACTGACCTGGGTGGCTCGCGACGGCGGCCGGGTGGTCGGGGCCGTGCGGCTGCTCTTGGTGGCCAACCCCAACGGCACCCACCGGGCCGAAGTGGCCAAGCTCCTTGTGCACCGCGACGCCCGTGGGCGCGGGTGCGCGGGAAAGCTCCTGGACGCGCTGGAAGAGGCCGCGCGCGAGCTCAACCGGACCCTGCTGATCCTCGACACCCACACCGGCAGCCCCGCCGAAGGGCTCTACGAGCGGCGCGGGTGGAAGCGGGTCGGGACCGTCGAGGACTACGCCACCACGCCCGACGGCGGCCTGATCGCCACGACGTTCATGTCTATCCGGCTATAA
- a CDS encoding putative quinol monooxygenase, translating to MLDLIVIITVKQSEDVPAVADALARMRPMCLAEPGCVSWEALHSEADPRRFTLVERWESRELWDAHGDLDAIQGVYLPEILPVVDREVHVSRRL from the coding sequence ATGCTCGATTTGATCGTCATCATCACCGTCAAGCAGTCCGAGGACGTGCCCGCCGTGGCCGACGCGCTGGCCCGGATGCGGCCGATGTGTCTGGCCGAGCCAGGGTGCGTGAGCTGGGAGGCGCTGCACTCGGAGGCTGATCCGCGGCGGTTCACCCTGGTGGAGCGGTGGGAGAGCCGTGAGCTCTGGGACGCGCATGGGGACTTGGACGCCATCCAGGGGGTGTATCTGCCGGAGATCCTGCCGGTGGTCGACCGCGAGGTGCACGTGTCGCGGCGGCTCTGA
- a CDS encoding MFS transporter: protein MAGDSAVRSASDDRAARPRLGRDFGKLWGAFAASNLGDGIALAAGPLLVASLTDDPALISGAAAVQQLPWLLFSLISGAYVDRLDRRKLIIVVNILRAAVIAGLAVAVWTGHVTVALVYVAFFLVGVAETFADNAGSAMIPAVVDKDLLPRANARLSAVHMVGNLMIAPPVGAAVFVVAASLPFGINAVGFLVAAALMASIRYRPEPVKVVERRPLRVEIAEGLRWLWAHRLVRVLAVCLCLMNITFFGPFSILVLYSREHLGLPEIGFGALLAASAVGGLLGTAAVSRLQKRLGDGALLRIGLVVETATHFALALTSDAWLAGATLVVFGAHGAIWGVVSMSVRHRVVPDRLRGRVGSVYYLLVIGGAAIGSLLGGLTAKAWGVTAPFWLAGSAMVVMTVFAWRHFSTSAFAEED from the coding sequence CCTCGGTGACGGCATCGCCTTGGCGGCGGGGCCGCTGCTGGTCGCCTCGCTGACCGACGACCCGGCGCTGATCTCCGGAGCCGCGGCCGTGCAGCAGCTGCCGTGGCTGCTGTTCTCGCTGATCAGCGGCGCCTACGTCGACCGGCTCGACCGGCGGAAGCTGATCATTGTGGTCAACATCCTGCGGGCGGCGGTGATCGCGGGGCTGGCGGTGGCGGTCTGGACCGGCCACGTGACCGTCGCGCTGGTCTACGTCGCGTTCTTCCTGGTCGGTGTCGCGGAGACGTTCGCGGACAACGCGGGGTCGGCGATGATCCCGGCGGTGGTGGACAAGGACTTGCTGCCGAGGGCGAACGCGCGGCTCAGCGCGGTGCACATGGTCGGCAACCTGATGATCGCGCCGCCGGTGGGTGCCGCGGTGTTCGTCGTGGCCGCGTCGCTGCCCTTCGGGATCAACGCGGTGGGCTTCCTGGTCGCCGCGGCCCTGATGGCGTCGATCCGCTACCGGCCAGAACCGGTCAAGGTCGTCGAGCGCAGGCCGCTGCGGGTGGAGATCGCCGAGGGGCTGCGGTGGCTCTGGGCACACCGGCTGGTCCGGGTGCTGGCGGTCTGTCTGTGTCTGATGAACATCACGTTCTTCGGTCCGTTCTCGATCCTGGTGCTCTACTCGCGCGAACACCTCGGCCTGCCGGAGATCGGCTTCGGCGCGCTGCTCGCGGCGAGCGCGGTCGGCGGCCTGCTGGGCACGGCGGCGGTGAGTCGGCTGCAGAAGCGCCTCGGCGACGGCGCGCTGCTGCGCATCGGACTGGTCGTGGAGACCGCCACCCACTTCGCGCTGGCACTCACCTCCGACGCGTGGCTGGCGGGCGCGACCCTGGTGGTCTTCGGCGCCCACGGCGCGATCTGGGGCGTGGTGTCGATGTCGGTGCGCCACCGGGTCGTGCCCGACCGCCTGCGCGGCCGAGTCGGCAGCGTCTACTACCTGCTGGTCATAGGCGGCGCGGCCATCGGCTCCCTGCTCGGTGGCCTGACCGCCAAGGCCTGGGGCGTGACGGCGCCGTTCTGGCTGGCGGGCTCGGCCATGGTCGTGATGACGGTCTTCGCCTGGCGCCACTTCTCGACGTCGGCCTTCGCTGAGGAAGACTGA